A portion of the Pedobacter cryoconitis genome contains these proteins:
- a CDS encoding MarR family winged helix-turn-helix transcriptional regulator — translation MEMLKLEQQLCFPIYALSRQITALYRPLLEKLDLTYPQYLVMLLLWETNKISIKEIGEKLLLDTGTLTPLLKRLEQKQYLTRKRSEEDERIVLIELTSGGLKLKYAAAGIPGALFCALDITEGEMVSLQQKLTGILNTINKHHG, via the coding sequence ATGGAAATGCTTAAACTGGAGCAGCAGCTCTGCTTCCCGATCTATGCTTTATCAAGACAGATCACCGCTTTGTATCGTCCTTTGCTAGAGAAACTAGATCTTACTTATCCGCAATACCTGGTGATGCTTTTGCTTTGGGAGACCAATAAAATCAGCATTAAGGAAATTGGTGAAAAGCTTTTGCTGGATACCGGAACTTTAACACCGCTATTGAAAAGGCTGGAACAAAAACAATATCTGACCAGGAAAAGAAGTGAGGAAGATGAAAGGATCGTATTGATCGAGCTAACCAGTGGCGGGTTAAAATTGAAATATGCTGCTGCCGGAATCCCGGGGGCCCTGTTTTGCGCTTTGGATATTACAGAGGGCGAAATGGTCAGTCTTCAGCAAAAACTAACAGGAATCTTAAATACAATAAATAAACATCATGGATAA
- the fabV gene encoding enoyl-ACP reductase FabV, translating into MIIAPRIRGFICLTAHPQGCEQNVVNQINYVKSKGAIAGPKRVLVIGASTGFGLASRITSAFGSDASTIGVYFEKPPAPGKTASPGWYNTAAFEAKAQEAGLYAKSINGDAFSDEIKQKTLDLIKADLGQIDLVIYSLASPRRTHPKTGVVYNSVLKPIGQGFTNKTVDFHTGVVTDISIQPANEEEIENTVAVMGGEDWGFWIEDLKAAGLLAEGATTVAYSYIGPSVTEAVYRKGTIGRAKDDLEATAFHITEKLKDLNGKAYVSVNKALVTQASSAIPVIPLYISLLYKVMKAKGTHEGCIEQIQRLFQDRLYTGAAIPTDEKGRIRVDDLEMDAATQAEVAELWAGISTESLPELGDLAGYKHDFLNLFGFDVAGVDYEAETNEMVEVPGLV; encoded by the coding sequence ATGATTATTGCACCAAGAATACGTGGTTTCATCTGCCTGACTGCTCATCCTCAGGGATGTGAGCAAAATGTTGTCAATCAAATCAACTACGTGAAATCAAAAGGCGCTATAGCTGGCCCTAAACGTGTGCTGGTTATTGGCGCATCTACTGGATTTGGACTGGCGTCAAGAATTACCAGTGCTTTTGGATCGGATGCATCTACCATAGGTGTGTATTTCGAAAAGCCACCTGCACCAGGTAAAACCGCTTCACCAGGCTGGTATAATACAGCTGCTTTTGAGGCTAAAGCTCAGGAGGCTGGTTTATACGCTAAAAGTATCAATGGCGATGCTTTCTCTGATGAAATCAAACAAAAAACTTTAGACCTGATTAAAGCTGATTTAGGTCAGATTGACTTAGTAATCTACAGCCTGGCTTCACCACGCAGGACACATCCTAAAACAGGAGTGGTGTATAATTCTGTATTGAAACCAATCGGTCAGGGCTTTACTAACAAAACAGTAGATTTTCATACCGGTGTAGTTACTGATATCTCTATTCAGCCAGCAAACGAAGAAGAAATAGAAAATACTGTTGCGGTAATGGGAGGGGAGGACTGGGGTTTCTGGATCGAAGATCTTAAAGCTGCAGGTTTACTGGCAGAAGGCGCAACAACAGTTGCTTATTCTTATATAGGCCCATCTGTAACTGAAGCGGTTTACCGTAAAGGAACAATTGGCCGTGCTAAAGATGATTTGGAGGCTACTGCTTTCCATATCACTGAAAAATTAAAAGACCTGAATGGAAAAGCATATGTTTCTGTAAACAAAGCTTTGGTAACTCAGGCAAGTTCTGCTATTCCAGTGATCCCATTGTACATTTCATTACTTTATAAAGTGATGAAAGCAAAAGGAACTCATGAGGGATGTATTGAGCAGATCCAGCGTTTATTCCAGGACAGATTATATACAGGTGCTGCTATTCCAACGGATGAAAAAGGAAGAATCCGTGTAGATGATTTAGAGATGGATGCAGCAACACAAGCAGAAGTTGCTGAATTGTGGGCGGGCATTTCTACAGAAAGTTTACCAGAGCTTGGTGACCTTGCTGGTTACAAACATGACTTCCTGAACCTGTTTGGTTTTGATGTAGCCGGAGTTGATTACGAGGCTGAAACAAATGAAATGGTAGAAGTTCCGGGATTAGTTTAA
- a CDS encoding aminoacyl-histidine dipeptidase, with the protein MEVNNLEPQELWSSFVKLNAVPRASKKEERVIAFMVSFGNDLGLETVTDRTGNVVIKKPATPGMEDRKTVILQSHLDMVHQKNSDTAFNFEEQGIEMFVDEDWVKAKGTTLGADNGIGVAAIMAVLASTTIQHPALEAMFTIDEETGMTGAKELDPANFSGTILLNLDTEEDDELTIGCAGGIDTNTHYTYQQETVKALSTAFEITIKGLKGGHSGMDIHKGRANANKLMNRLFFTAAQTIGLQISTINGGSLRNAIPRESAAVIVVPTAEKAAFEEFIKEFTAIIQEEYQTVEPALAIVLSETALPAQVMVNTDFKKIVNTIYAMPNGVFRMSPDIEDLVEASSNLARVIVKDGRFITQSLQRSSVESTKTDVSNAIRAAFENMGSEVSQDGDYPGWKPNPDSDILRLMVRMYETAFGKAAQVDACHAGLECGILGGHLPGMDMISFGPTIRGAHSPDERVQISSVQKFWGFLLSVLKEIPKNTK; encoded by the coding sequence ATGGAAGTCAATAATTTAGAACCTCAGGAACTTTGGAGTAGCTTTGTAAAGCTGAACGCTGTGCCCCGCGCTTCAAAAAAAGAAGAACGCGTCATTGCATTTATGGTCAGCTTTGGAAATGACCTTGGTCTTGAAACCGTGACAGACCGAACCGGGAATGTAGTGATCAAAAAACCTGCAACTCCGGGAATGGAAGATCGTAAAACAGTGATTTTACAGTCTCACCTTGATATGGTACACCAAAAAAACAGCGATACTGCGTTCAATTTTGAAGAACAGGGCATTGAAATGTTTGTGGACGAAGACTGGGTAAAAGCAAAAGGCACCACATTGGGAGCTGACAATGGAATAGGGGTGGCGGCAATCATGGCTGTATTAGCCTCAACAACGATTCAGCACCCTGCATTGGAAGCGATGTTCACTATTGATGAAGAAACTGGCATGACGGGCGCTAAAGAGCTTGATCCGGCTAACTTTTCCGGAACCATCTTATTGAACCTGGATACTGAAGAAGATGATGAACTCACCATCGGCTGTGCCGGAGGAATAGATACCAATACACACTATACTTACCAGCAAGAAACAGTAAAAGCTTTGAGTACTGCATTTGAAATCACCATTAAGGGATTGAAAGGCGGGCATTCAGGAATGGATATCCATAAAGGCAGAGCAAATGCAAATAAACTGATGAACCGTTTGTTTTTTACAGCGGCTCAGACTATCGGCCTGCAAATAAGTACGATCAATGGTGGCAGTTTAAGAAATGCTATACCAAGAGAATCTGCTGCTGTCATCGTAGTTCCGACTGCAGAAAAGGCAGCATTTGAAGAATTTATAAAAGAATTTACCGCTATAATTCAGGAAGAATACCAAACGGTAGAACCCGCATTGGCTATTGTACTCAGCGAAACAGCTTTGCCTGCACAAGTTATGGTAAATACTGACTTTAAAAAGATTGTCAACACAATTTATGCGATGCCAAATGGTGTTTTCAGAATGAGTCCTGATATTGAGGATTTAGTAGAAGCATCGAGTAACTTAGCAAGAGTAATTGTTAAAGATGGCAGATTTATCACCCAGTCTTTACAACGCAGCAGTGTAGAAAGTACTAAAACAGACGTCTCCAATGCGATCCGTGCTGCTTTTGAAAATATGGGCAGTGAAGTTTCACAAGATGGAGACTACCCCGGATGGAAACCTAACCCTGACTCAGATATTTTAAGATTAATGGTGCGCATGTATGAGACCGCTTTTGGTAAAGCAGCTCAGGTTGATGCTTGTCATGCAGGCTTGGAATGTGGTATTCTGGGTGGTCATTTACCTGGAATGGACATGATCTCCTTTGGACCGACTATCAGAGGGGCACATTCTCCGGATGAACGGGTACAGATTTCTTCCGTTCAGAAATTCTGGGGCTTCCTGCTTAGCGTATTGAAAGAGATTCCCAAAAACACTAAATAG
- a CDS encoding phosphatase PAP2-related protein, giving the protein MQTKQLTWQFAWEYPAFRVKFILGILMMVLILFYIQDFFLFIQARNGVLMDDWVLSRLPAHDVSRYIFLIINPAIVFFIWRIIKNTSMCITALWGYIFFCVARMITILLIPLDAPVNLVHLTDPFLVLIYGSNMITKDLFFSGHTATLCLIGLCLENKNEKVIIFIATGILGVLLLVQHVHYTADVLAAPVFSYLFWYLGRTVARI; this is encoded by the coding sequence ATGCAAACTAAACAGCTGACCTGGCAGTTCGCCTGGGAGTATCCTGCCTTTAGGGTGAAATTTATATTGGGCATCTTAATGATGGTCCTGATACTTTTTTACATACAGGATTTTTTCTTATTTATACAGGCCAGAAATGGAGTGCTCATGGATGACTGGGTATTGAGCCGTTTACCAGCTCATGATGTATCCCGCTATATCTTCCTGATAATTAATCCGGCGATTGTTTTTTTTATCTGGAGAATAATCAAAAATACTTCGATGTGCATCACTGCATTGTGGGGGTATATTTTTTTCTGCGTGGCCAGGATGATTACGATTTTGCTGATCCCGCTCGATGCGCCAGTTAATCTTGTTCATCTTACTGATCCTTTTTTAGTGCTCATTTACGGATCAAATATGATTACTAAAGATCTGTTTTTTTCAGGTCATACTGCTACTTTATGCCTAATCGGGCTTTGTCTGGAAAATAAAAATGAAAAAGTGATCATTTTTATTGCTACAGGCATATTAGGTGTTTTATTATTAGTTCAGCACGTTCATTATACCGCAGATGTACTGGCAGCACCGGTTTTTAGTTACCTATTCTGGTATCTTGGCCGGACAGTAGCAAGGATATAA
- a CDS encoding alpha/beta fold hydrolase, translating into MRIKDIIICGACVLTLLINACQSQVINYGNNQKTGKYFNIRGFKMYYEIYGTGKPLLMIHGNGGNISSFAGNIPYFSKKYQVIVADSRAHGKSEDLRDSLSFEMMADDYAALLDSINVKSAYVIGWSDGGINALLLAMRHPDKVIKLAATGANLWPDSTALKPEFWKSEQETFLSGKDKAFATVKEKNDWKVFLLDWNQPNIPLAALKQVKCPALIIGGDHDLINTEHTVLIAKNIPEGQLWIVPKSGHATLIEHKDEFNHKVDGFFLTPDLQ; encoded by the coding sequence ATGCGTATAAAAGACATCATTATCTGTGGGGCCTGTGTATTGACCTTGTTGATTAATGCCTGCCAAAGTCAGGTAATCAATTATGGGAACAATCAAAAGACTGGGAAATACTTCAATATCAGAGGGTTTAAAATGTACTATGAAATATATGGGACGGGTAAACCTTTATTGATGATCCATGGAAATGGCGGTAACATCAGTTCTTTTGCAGGTAACATCCCTTATTTCTCAAAAAAATACCAGGTTATAGTAGCAGATAGCCGTGCACATGGCAAATCTGAAGACCTGCGGGATTCACTCAGCTTTGAAATGATGGCTGATGATTATGCTGCCCTGCTGGATTCTATAAATGTAAAATCGGCTTATGTGATAGGCTGGAGCGATGGTGGCATCAATGCTTTGCTGCTGGCCATGCGCCATCCGGATAAAGTGATTAAACTCGCTGCTACAGGGGCTAACCTTTGGCCGGATTCTACAGCTTTAAAACCAGAATTCTGGAAATCTGAGCAGGAAACTTTTCTTTCTGGTAAAGACAAGGCTTTTGCTACTGTTAAGGAAAAGAATGATTGGAAGGTGTTTTTACTCGATTGGAATCAACCAAACATTCCTCTGGCTGCTTTAAAACAGGTCAAATGCCCTGCGCTGATTATTGGTGGTGACCATGACTTAATCAATACGGAACATACAGTTTTGATTGCGAAAAATATCCCCGAAGGCCAGTTATGGATTGTTCCTAAATCTGGTCATGCTACCTTAATTGAGCATAAGGATGAGTTCAACCATAAAGTTGATGGTTTTTTTCTAACCCCTGATTTGCAATAA
- a CDS encoding L,D-transpeptidase family protein, translated as MKLKLRFNFSILRLSSLVLLILTSLFFIQCQRKEVKKIARDVTITPKNAVTKLLIDSMELEKYIIGAKLEDSAALRLRNFYNSRNFQFAWLTEKGLAEQTRVFYALDKRYDSTSRDSSKNELLIRKQLDGLISKDTTILAVSPAMVQLELELTQHFFNFVTNAYAGKVDPAALQWYIPRKKINAVALLDSLVAKKGAGVAAWEPVNGYYKTLNKELIRWYSIQKRGSWPQLDAAALKTIKEGDSGSVVLQFKQRLIDFGDLDAKDSTSIYSAAVTAAVKKAQLQFGYGQTGKPDRLLIAALNAPVESRIQQMLINLERIRWSPLLPEGKLILVNIPEYKLHVFEAKKEVLNMGIVVGKAANKTVIFSNTLKNIVFSPYWNIPSSIVRAEVLPAMRKNRNYLAQKNMEQYGFSDGLPLIRQKPGNTNSLGRVKFLFPNSYNIYLHDTPAKSLFSEDKRAFSHGCIRLAKPKTLAEYLLADRPEWTTEKIDKAMSSKKEVWVTMKTPVPVIIAYFTSWVDKNGLINFREDIYGHDQKMAEQLFPAK; from the coding sequence ATGAAACTAAAGTTACGCTTCAATTTTTCAATTTTAAGACTTTCTTCCTTAGTACTGCTTATACTGACTTCTTTGTTTTTTATACAGTGTCAGCGAAAAGAGGTAAAAAAAATAGCCAGGGACGTTACGATTACACCTAAAAATGCAGTGACCAAACTATTAATTGATAGTATGGAACTGGAAAAATATATCATCGGGGCTAAATTAGAAGATAGTGCTGCATTAAGGCTGAGGAACTTTTACAATAGCCGGAACTTTCAGTTCGCCTGGTTAACAGAAAAAGGGCTGGCAGAACAAACCAGGGTATTTTATGCACTCGACAAGCGTTATGATTCGACTTCCAGGGACAGTTCTAAAAATGAATTGTTAATCAGGAAACAACTTGATGGGTTAATCAGTAAAGACACTACTATTCTTGCCGTAAGCCCGGCTATGGTTCAACTGGAACTGGAACTGACCCAGCACTTTTTTAATTTTGTAACCAATGCTTATGCTGGAAAAGTGGATCCCGCAGCGCTGCAGTGGTACATCCCAAGGAAAAAAATTAACGCAGTAGCTTTGCTGGATTCGCTGGTCGCAAAAAAAGGAGCTGGCGTAGCAGCATGGGAACCTGTAAACGGTTATTATAAAACACTGAACAAAGAACTCATCCGCTGGTATAGCATTCAAAAAAGGGGTAGCTGGCCACAACTGGATGCTGCTGCGCTTAAAACTATCAAAGAAGGTGATTCCGGATCGGTAGTTTTACAGTTTAAGCAGCGGCTGATTGATTTTGGAGATCTGGATGCTAAAGATTCTACTTCAATTTATTCGGCAGCAGTAACCGCAGCGGTTAAAAAAGCACAGCTGCAATTTGGATATGGACAAACCGGAAAACCAGATCGTCTGTTAATAGCAGCTTTAAATGCACCTGTTGAGTCCCGTATTCAACAAATGCTGATCAACCTGGAAAGAATCCGCTGGTCTCCACTCCTGCCTGAAGGTAAATTGATTTTAGTGAATATTCCCGAATATAAACTACATGTATTCGAGGCTAAAAAAGAGGTATTGAATATGGGCATTGTGGTTGGAAAAGCAGCGAATAAGACTGTAATTTTCAGCAATACTTTAAAAAACATCGTTTTTAGTCCTTATTGGAACATTCCTTCCAGTATTGTACGTGCAGAAGTTCTGCCTGCAATGCGTAAGAACCGCAATTACCTGGCGCAAAAAAACATGGAGCAATATGGTTTTAGTGACGGGTTGCCGCTCATTCGTCAGAAACCAGGAAACACCAATTCTTTGGGACGTGTCAAATTCTTATTTCCAAACAGTTACAACATCTATTTACATGACACACCTGCGAAATCTTTGTTTTCGGAAGACAAGCGTGCATTTAGCCATGGCTGTATCCGGCTGGCGAAGCCTAAAACATTAGCTGAATATTTATTAGCGGACAGACCGGAATGGACAACTGAAAAAATTGACAAGGCCATGAGTTCTAAAAAAGAGGTATGGGTAACAATGAAAACTCCAGTTCCGGTGATCATTGCTTATTTTACCAGCTGGGTAGATAAAAACGGACTGATCAATTTCAGAGAAGATATTTATGGCCATGATCAAAAGATGGCTGAACAGCTGTTTCCTGCAAAATAA
- a CDS encoding ferritin-like domain-containing protein: MATTTKKTTTTTKANSKKTTGQTGKMKDSEFHEFFVDELKDIYWAEKHLVKALPKMKKAATSPELAAAFEKHTQETQTHIDTLEEVFALLETKPAAKKCDAMAGLLEEADSIIADTDKGTLTRDAGLILAAQKVEHYEIATYGTLAVFAQNMGHTEVASLLQQTLDNEKATDVALTEIATAYVNEEAAAE; encoded by the coding sequence ATGGCAACTACAACAAAAAAAACTACCACAACTACAAAAGCGAATTCAAAAAAGACAACTGGTCAGACTGGAAAAATGAAGGATTCTGAATTCCATGAATTCTTTGTAGACGAACTGAAGGATATCTACTGGGCGGAGAAACACCTGGTTAAAGCACTTCCAAAAATGAAGAAAGCAGCGACAAGTCCAGAGCTTGCAGCTGCATTTGAGAAACATACGCAGGAGACTCAAACGCACATTGACACCTTAGAAGAAGTGTTTGCATTATTAGAGACAAAACCTGCAGCCAAAAAATGTGATGCAATGGCTGGTCTATTGGAAGAAGCTGATTCTATTATTGCTGATACTGATAAAGGTACGTTAACCAGGGATGCTGGCTTAATCCTGGCTGCTCAGAAAGTAGAGCATTACGAAATAGCGACCTATGGTACATTAGCTGTATTCGCTCAGAACATGGGACATACAGAAGTGGCCAGCTTATTACAGCAGACGCTTGACAACGAAAAAGCAACTGATGTAGCTTTAACTGAAATCGCGACAGCTTATGTAAATGAAGAGGCTGCGGCAGAGTAA
- a CDS encoding low affinity iron permease family protein yields the protein MEKKKESFFEQLATKITCWTGSSAAFGIALLVVIVWGISGPIFKYSDTWQLVINTGTTIITFMMVFLIQKSQNKDSKAIQLKLNELIAASRHASNRMVDIEDLTEQELDVLHKYYQKLSDISEEDDDIHNSHSIDAATNLEKEKVEHRKKHHKDQTSESES from the coding sequence ATGGAAAAGAAGAAAGAATCCTTTTTTGAGCAATTAGCTACAAAAATTACTTGCTGGACGGGGAGTTCTGCAGCATTCGGTATAGCCTTATTAGTTGTCATTGTTTGGGGGATCAGCGGGCCCATTTTTAAATATTCTGATACGTGGCAATTGGTGATCAATACCGGAACCACTATCATAACTTTTATGATGGTCTTTTTAATTCAGAAATCTCAGAACAAAGATTCAAAAGCTATCCAGTTAAAATTAAATGAATTGATTGCAGCTAGCAGGCATGCAAGTAACAGAATGGTTGATATTGAGGATCTGACTGAGCAAGAGCTGGATGTACTGCATAAATATTACCAAAAACTCTCTGATATTTCCGAAGAGGACGACGATATTCATAATTCTCATTCTATAGATGCTGCAACTAATCTGGAAAAAGAAAAAGTTGAACATCGCAAAAAACACCATAAAGATCAAACATCGGAATCTGAATCCTGA
- the lspA gene encoding signal peptidase II, whose protein sequence is MKLILRNLSILLIVLANAGCDQLSKNVARQNIAYHETINVIGKHLILTKVENSGAFLSTGDSMADSVKFIFLSLIPLLALCYGIYYLLRNSQLNNLLVLGICFVIGGGLGNLYDRFLYGSVTDFLHIDFYILKTGIFNLADVSIMIGMIMLVIHLYVKRTLQFT, encoded by the coding sequence ATGAAACTTATCTTAAGAAATCTATCTATTTTACTAATTGTACTGGCTAATGCAGGCTGTGATCAGCTTTCTAAAAATGTAGCCCGTCAGAATATAGCTTACCATGAAACGATCAATGTGATTGGTAAGCATTTGATATTAACCAAAGTGGAGAATTCAGGGGCATTTTTAAGCACCGGCGATTCAATGGCAGACTCCGTAAAGTTTATTTTCTTGTCTTTAATTCCGCTGCTCGCGCTTTGTTACGGCATTTATTACCTGCTGAGAAATAGTCAACTCAATAACTTACTGGTCCTGGGCATCTGTTTTGTAATTGGCGGAGGCTTAGGAAATTTGTACGACAGGTTTCTTTATGGCTCAGTAACCGATTTTCTGCATATAGACTTCTATATCCTGAAAACCGGGATTTTCAACCTTGCTGATGTTTCCATTATGATCGGAATGATTATGCTGGTTATACATTTATATGTTAAGCGCACACTCCAATTTACGTAG
- a CDS encoding peptidylprolyl isomerase, with protein sequence MMNRSILTTILFLLSCTVQAQTNYVSLSTSKGNILIMLYDETPNHRDNFLNLVKKGLFKDQEFNRVIKNFVSQGGELDETILDREKLNPQVPVQRLAAEIRPELFHKKGALGAGRNDNPDKSSYLDQIYLVEGKIQTDTELDTLEVKRGIKFTPAQRETYKTVGGLPRLDQDYTVFGEVVSGIEAAEAINNVATAKNDHPIKKEGFTIHILSKKEISKIAKP encoded by the coding sequence ATGATGAACCGATCTATTCTCACTACCATTTTATTCTTGCTGAGCTGCACAGTTCAGGCACAAACCAATTATGTAAGCCTTTCTACTTCAAAAGGCAATATTCTGATTATGCTGTATGATGAAACTCCCAATCACCGGGACAATTTCCTTAACCTGGTTAAAAAAGGCCTTTTCAAAGATCAGGAGTTCAACAGGGTCATCAAAAATTTTGTAAGTCAGGGTGGTGAACTTGATGAGACTATATTAGACAGAGAAAAACTTAATCCGCAAGTTCCTGTTCAACGGTTGGCGGCTGAAATAAGGCCAGAGTTATTCCATAAAAAAGGAGCTTTGGGTGCGGGAAGAAATGACAATCCAGATAAGAGCTCCTATCTCGATCAGATTTACCTGGTAGAAGGTAAAATACAGACCGATACAGAACTGGATACGCTGGAAGTAAAAAGAGGAATTAAATTTACGCCTGCACAGCGCGAAACTTATAAAACTGTAGGTGGCCTTCCACGTCTTGATCAGGATTATACAGTTTTTGGAGAGGTTGTATCAGGAATAGAGGCAGCCGAAGCAATTAACAATGTGGCTACAGCTAAAAATGATCACCCCATTAAAAAAGAAGGCTTTACCATTCACATCCTGAGCAAAAAGGAAATCAGTAAAATTGCAAAGCCTTAA
- a CDS encoding ATP-binding protein, translating into MANNVNITSSGIQKVLRNYNEKQALAEYIWNGFDANADTVEINYTANELGFMDHLGIYDNGYGINFKNLKVKFDPFYESEKALQLALNRNRSTMHGKNGVGRLTFFKFANDAEWQTTFLHNDSLKSGRIRIGVSALNNYQANLLDMPLSEKTGTRVLFSNIKIVQENMELEIIPFLKAEFCWFLELNKKRNYTILINGIPLDYTDNIQYYEEDILLKDESTQTLFKLKFVQWKESLHKELSKVYYINERGEEKFKEYTTLNKKADEYFHSVYIESEFFTDFDFSGTEFDTQVKLYNRSKSSPEYKLLSKKVNELLRAKRKFFLKEYSGKLLQRFENEGVLSLNDKEPLNPKRKQDLLNTLKTMYEIQPKIFSNLSIDQKKTFIALIDALLVSDQRGSLLHLLESIVDLEEEERTELTALLVH; encoded by the coding sequence ATGGCAAATAATGTAAATATCACTTCCAGCGGTATACAAAAGGTCTTGCGCAATTACAATGAAAAACAAGCGCTGGCTGAGTATATCTGGAATGGATTTGACGCCAATGCAGATACCGTAGAAATTAACTATACGGCGAATGAACTGGGCTTCATGGATCACCTCGGGATTTATGACAATGGCTATGGAATAAATTTTAAAAACCTGAAAGTTAAATTTGATCCTTTTTATGAATCAGAGAAAGCGCTGCAGCTGGCTTTGAATCGTAACCGGTCTACCATGCATGGCAAAAACGGGGTAGGAAGGTTAACTTTCTTTAAATTTGCCAACGATGCCGAGTGGCAAACTACTTTCTTGCATAACGATTCCCTGAAAAGTGGCAGAATCAGGATTGGGGTGTCCGCCCTGAATAATTATCAGGCTAATTTACTCGATATGCCGTTAAGTGAAAAAACAGGCACCAGGGTACTGTTCTCCAATATCAAGATAGTACAGGAAAATATGGAACTGGAGATTATCCCTTTTCTAAAAGCGGAGTTTTGCTGGTTTCTGGAGTTGAATAAAAAGAGAAACTATACTATTTTGATCAATGGAATCCCACTTGATTATACTGATAATATCCAATATTATGAAGAGGATATCCTGTTAAAGGATGAAAGTACACAGACGTTGTTTAAGCTGAAATTTGTACAGTGGAAGGAGTCTTTACATAAAGAACTGTCCAAAGTCTATTATATTAACGAAAGGGGTGAAGAGAAGTTTAAGGAGTATACGACCTTGAATAAGAAAGCCGACGAATATTTTCACAGTGTTTACATCGAAAGTGAATTTTTCACAGATTTTGATTTCAGCGGAACCGAGTTTGATACCCAGGTGAAATTGTATAACCGGTCAAAATCATCACCGGAATATAAATTACTCAGTAAAAAAGTAAATGAGCTCCTGCGCGCGAAAAGGAAGTTTTTCCTGAAAGAATATTCAGGTAAACTGCTTCAGCGTTTTGAAAACGAAGGCGTGCTATCCCTGAATGATAAAGAACCACTCAATCCGAAAAGGAAACAAGATTTACTGAATACGTTGAAAACCATGTACGAAATTCAGCCTAAAATATTCAGTAACCTGAGTATAGATCAGAAAAAAACATTTATAGCATTAATTGATGCCTTGCTGGTCTCTGATCAAAGGGGGAGTTTGCTGCATCTGCTGGAGAGTATTGTTGACCTGGAAGAAGAAGAAAGAACTGAGCTTACTGCCTTATTAGTGCACTAA
- a CDS encoding chorismate mutase produces the protein MKLYSRTLFLFSTCLLSHAMLFAQETTPKAPDSSLNTLQINRKKIDSLDKQLMRLIGEREIAVREIGIYKAKNNIPPLQAGRFRQVLEKSIIAGEKEGLSANFVTEMMNAIHKESLRIEDEIKLKFHGK, from the coding sequence ATGAAGCTATATAGCCGTACCCTGTTTTTATTTAGTACTTGTTTGCTGAGCCATGCTATGTTATTTGCACAGGAGACCACCCCAAAAGCACCAGATAGTAGTCTGAATACATTGCAAATCAACAGAAAGAAGATTGATTCGCTGGATAAACAGCTCATGCGGTTGATCGGAGAAAGGGAAATTGCAGTCAGAGAGATTGGGATTTACAAAGCCAAGAACAATATCCCACCCTTACAAGCAGGCCGCTTTAGGCAGGTATTGGAAAAAAGTATCATCGCAGGTGAAAAGGAGGGCCTATCAGCTAACTTTGTTACTGAAATGATGAATGCCATCCATAAAGAAAGTCTGAGAATTGAAGATGAAATTAAATTAAAATTCCATGGCAAATAA